Proteins encoded within one genomic window of Pygocentrus nattereri isolate fPygNat1 chromosome 9, fPygNat1.pri, whole genome shotgun sequence:
- the LOC108414526 gene encoding cadherin-like protein 26, with protein sequence MRKLTLALFLAVYICSVAVHSRIRQKRAWIIDSFNIEEENPGPFPYLLGTIELDTNYKVNFVLHGSGVDKEPKDVLEIKERNGQIWVHKKVDYETFQVLQLTFEATNVSNNQVDTRLGVEVRILDINDHAPVFSPPHYQATMNESTAQGQVVATMNATDGDDSQTPNGTFSFNIISVTPKTDNVEFFFEPTGASITEIFFRGCLDYEKAKKYTIVLEAKDHGDKVQLSSTSTVTMNIIDKNNHLPEITGQTGPGRVKERESGVEVLRVQVADKDSPGSQAWKAKYTIHGDKEKYFQIETDPKTNEGVITVLKAMDYEEQTSRNVSLSVANEVPYFSCEITGRPAKRLWDVKTFNEGPGKSLPGFPKLYPVTIAVEDVNDPPEFVPPVRKVGIMENTKLGTHLCTLEAKDPDKTFASKFHFTKGEDVDNWITVDPETGEVFTAKVLDRESPLLKNSSYSVILYVVDNGEPPMTGTGTLIIQVGDLNDNLPILEVNTLGMCLLDKATMTNITAVDLDLPPYSSPFTYELLGDVKGKWNIDPTRGTTVHLVKEKTVYSGVHELQIKVSDNQGLSLTQNLSVTVCDCTSTPNCHLRRSSGAQVGSTAVSIMIFTFLLLLAIILMAFLISCKHEKKMIMTDDEPGWHLLESNIETLGTDCKVPAKITQVESIQTLKAKPNLISTHDGISKQEVIQQNHQQDYYDSTFQKEQLLKRSLQRNSTRRSYRSCHSSMDQVKRNYSIYSVDEFQLRQNLLTQIDQNLFQLQAPGEELGDYEPHCYAYEGESMIDPQLDAISLPENDFNPNVLTNLEWQFNKLASICRPDLKS encoded by the exons ATGAGGAAACTAACTCTTGCTCTCTTCCTTGCTGTG tATATCTGCTCTGTAGCAGTTCACAGCAGGATCAGGCAGAAGAGAGCCTGGATCATTGACAGCTTCAACATTGAAGAAGAAAACCCCGGCCCTTTCCCATATTTGTTGGGGACG ATTGAACTGGACACAAACTATAAGGTCAACTTTGTGCTGCATGGTAGTGGTGTTGATAAAGAGCCCAAAGACGTTCTGGAaatcaaagaaagaaatggCCAGATTTGGGTGCATAAGAAGGTGGACTACGAGACTTTTCAAGTGCTCCAG TTAACATTTGAAGCAACAAATGTCTCCAATAACCAAGTGGACACAAGGCtcggggttgaggtcaggattctggaCATTAATGACCACGCCCCAGTCTTTAGTCCACCTCACTATCAGGCTACTATGAATGAGTCTACAGCTCAAG GTCAGGTAGTAGCAACAATGAATGCCACAGATGGGGATGACTCACAAACTCCAAATGGAACCTTCTCCTTCAATATCATCTCTGTTACTCCCAAAACGGACAATGTGGAGTTTTTCTTTGAGCCCACTGGAGCATCGATTACAGAAATTTTTTTTCGAGGATGTTTGGACTATGAG aaagcaaaaaaatataCCATTGTGTTGGAAGCCAAGGATCATGGAGATAAAGTGCAGCTCTCCAGCACAAGTACTGTGACAATGAACATTATTGACAAGAACAATCACCTCCCAGAGATCACAGGTCAAACA GGCCCTGGTAGGGTAAAGGAACGAGAAAGCGGAGTGGAAGTCCTGCGCGTGCAAGTAGCTGAtaaagacagtccaggttcacaAGCCTGGAAAGCTAAATACACAATTCATGGAGATAAGGAAAAATATTTCCAAATAGAGACGGACCCCAAAACTAATGAAGGAGTGATAACAGTTCTAAAG GCAATGGATTACGAAGAGCAAACTTCAAGAAATGTGTCACTCAGTGTTGCAAATGAGGTGCCATATTTCTCCTGTGAGATCACCGGACGTCCTGCTAAGAGATTATGGGATGTAAAGACCTTCAATGAGGGGCCTGGCAAAAGTTTGCCAGGCTTCCCTAAGTTGTATCCTGTCACCATTGCTGTGGAGGACGTGAACGACCCTCCAGAGTTTGTACCACCTGTTAGAAAAGTGGGGATCATGGAGAACACCAAACTAGGAACCCACTTGTGCACTCTTGAAGCCAAAGACCCTGATAAAACCTTTGCCAGCAAGTTTCA TTTTACCAAAGGAGAAGATGTAGATAACTGGATAACTGTAGATCCAGAAACTGGGGAAGTGTTCACAGCAAAGGTTCTGGACAGAGAATCACCCTTGTTGAAGAATAGTTCCTACAGTGTGATCCTCTATGTTGTGGATAATG GTGAGCCTCCTATGACAGGGACAGGAACCTTGATCATTCAAGTGGGAGATCTGAATGATAATCTGCCCATACTTGAGGTGAACACACTGGGTATGTGTTTATTGGACAAGGCCACTATGACAAACATCACTGCTGTGGATCTGGACCTGCCTCCATACAGCAGCCCCTTCACCTACGAGCTCCTGGGGGATGTTAAAGGGAAATGGAATATTGACCCCACCAGGG GGACAACTGTGCACCTGGTGAAAGAGAAAACTGTCTATTCAGGTGTTCACGAGCTTCAGATCAAAGTATCTGACAACCAGGGCCTTTCCCTGACACAGAACCTCTCAGTCACTGTGTGTGACTGCACCAGCACACCAAACTGTCATCTACGCAGATCTTCAGGTGCCCAGGTgggcagcactgctgtcagcATCATGATTTTCacgtttcttcttcttctag CTATTATTCTCATGGCCTTTCTGATCTCCTGCAAGCACGAGAAAAAAATGATCATGACAGATGACGAACCTGGGTGGCATCTCCTCGAGTCCAATATTGAGACTCTTGGCACAGACTGCAAG GTTCCTGCCAAAATCACCCAAGTGGAGTCCATCCAGACCTTAAAGGCAAAGCCCAATTTGATATCAACACATGATGGAATTTCAAAGCAGGAAGTCATACAACAGAAT CACCAGCAGGATTACTATGACAgcacttttcaaaaagaacaGTTGTTGAAAAGATCTCTGCAGCGG AACTCCACAAGACGCTCATATAGAAGTTGCCACTCATCGATG GACCAAGTGAAGAGAAACTACTCTATTTACAGTGTAGATGAGTTTCAACTCAGACAGAACCTGCTCACTCAGATTGATCAG AACCTTTTCCAGCTTCAGGCGCCAGGAGAAGAGCTTGGTGACTATGAACCTCATTGTTATGCATATGAAGGAGAATCCATGATTGACCCTCAACTGGATGCCATCTCCCTCCCTGAGAATGACTTCAATCCAAATGTTCTGACCAACCTGGAGTGGCAATTCAACAAGCTGGCAAGCATCTGCAGGCCTGATTTAAAGTCATAG